A single genomic interval of halophilic archaeon DL31 harbors:
- a CDS encoding major facilitator superfamily MFS_1 (PFAM: Major facilitator superfamily MFS-1~KEGG: dge:Dgeo_2389 major facilitator transporter), whose product MSDGRAAAPRQGGVSLTLRLLPHALVASTGYVLFAVAALPDLLSARLGIGLSAFGLLTSAPLGAFVLVQPLASWLSDHRSTARVLLWATAVHIALSVALDLAGGFATLLALRFVWGLVAGLVLSVGATHIARLRRGPASTLEQGVFGGMLTLGGAAAFLFAGPVVAATGGPGLHAVGIGPGLVALACGLRHRRDRRTAPRSASAGHAPGDPEASADGASGRSTWDTLATVTNPTVLAAGLSYVAVIGSYITLSTFITSYFGELGVHGPLNALVLVGATAGRVSGGVAGWRLRVSDTAFVVVSVAAGAAGFAALATGPGGWLLVALPFATMVALSVPFGAVFNLAAGATDAEGVALAAVVAAGNVAALVLPPLAGAIRAATGGYASVFAMLALLDGVAAAGVFALARRRDSDGLTENS is encoded by the coding sequence ATGAGCGACGGACGGGCGGCCGCCCCGCGGCAGGGCGGTGTGTCGCTCACGCTGCGGCTCCTCCCGCACGCGCTCGTGGCGTCGACGGGGTACGTCCTGTTCGCCGTCGCCGCGCTCCCGGACCTGCTTTCGGCGCGACTCGGGATCGGCCTGTCGGCGTTCGGACTGTTGACCAGCGCGCCGCTGGGCGCGTTCGTCCTCGTCCAGCCGCTCGCCTCGTGGCTGAGCGACCACCGGTCGACGGCGCGCGTCCTGCTGTGGGCGACGGCAGTCCACATCGCGCTCTCGGTCGCGCTGGACCTCGCGGGTGGCTTCGCGACGCTGCTCGCGCTCCGGTTCGTGTGGGGGCTGGTCGCGGGGCTCGTCCTCTCGGTCGGCGCGACCCACATCGCGCGGCTGCGGCGGGGCCCTGCCTCGACGCTGGAGCAGGGCGTCTTCGGCGGGATGCTGACGCTCGGCGGCGCCGCGGCGTTCCTGTTCGCCGGCCCGGTCGTCGCGGCGACCGGCGGGCCAGGGCTGCACGCCGTCGGAATCGGTCCCGGACTCGTCGCACTCGCCTGTGGCCTGCGACATCGCAGGGACCGGCGCACCGCTCCACGGTCGGCGTCGGCCGGCCACGCGCCAGGCGACCCCGAGGCGTCCGCGGACGGGGCGAGTGGGCGGTCCACCTGGGACACGTTGGCGACGGTTACGAACCCGACTGTGCTCGCGGCCGGACTGTCGTACGTCGCGGTGATCGGCTCGTATATCACGCTGTCGACGTTCATCACCTCGTACTTCGGGGAACTGGGCGTACACGGGCCGCTGAACGCGCTGGTGCTGGTCGGGGCGACGGCCGGCAGGGTGTCGGGCGGCGTCGCGGGCTGGCGGCTCCGCGTGAGCGACACCGCGTTCGTCGTCGTGTCGGTCGCGGCCGGCGCGGCCGGCTTCGCCGCGCTGGCGACCGGTCCCGGTGGGTGGCTGCTGGTCGCGCTCCCCTTTGCGACGATGGTCGCCCTCTCCGTCCCGTTCGGGGCGGTCTTCAACCTCGCCGCCGGGGCGACGGACGCGGAGGGGGTTGCCCTCGCGGCGGTCGTTGCGGCCGGCAACGTCGCCGCACTCGTGCTGCCGCCGCTCGCTGGCGCGATTCGGGCAGCGACCGGCGGGTACGCGAGCGTCTTCGCGATGCTCGCGCTCCTCGACGGCGTGGCGGCGGCCGGCGTGTTCGCGCTGGCCCGCAGGCGGGACTCGGACGGGCTGACGGAGAACTCATGA
- a CDS encoding 5-oxoprolinase (ATP-hydrolyzing) (KEGG: hwa:HQ2241A N-methylhydantoinase B (ATP-hydrolyzing)~PFAM: Hydantoinase B/oxoprolinase), producing the protein MVDSVTLEVLRNACEAVCEEMNANLIRTGYSPNIKERRDCSCALFDADGDMIAQAENMPVHLGAMPFSVAAAIDRFPPETLEPGDAVLLNDPYHGGAHLPDLTLVTPVFHEGAVVAFAANRAHHADVGGSRAGSVAADSTEIYQEGLRIPPVKLFQGGDPNEAVFDMVLLNVRTPDERRGDLRAQEAANQTGSRRFIELVEKYGQATVAEALDEINDYSERRMRAEIAELPDGTYSFADVLDDDGVGNEDLPVEAAVTIDGEEVVVDFEGTAPQTAGPINAVIAVTSSATFYAVRCVTDPDIPPNHGCYRPIEVRAPEGTIVNPRPPAAVVGGNLETSQRVTDVVLGAFAEAVPERVTGAGQGTMNNVTFGGTDPRDGSPYAFYETQGGGFGGRTGRDGMDGVHVHMSNTMNTPVEVLETAYPLRIDRYEFREDSGGAGEFRGGLGLRRDITVRGHEARFSLLADRRRHHPYGVGGGEPGALGDAVLYGGKSGNDDADDQNRGEEQLPGKTIRELPPGATVSVRTPGAGGYGPVEERDPEAVRRDVRLGKVSPAAAREQYGVDIGTDEEGDTDG; encoded by the coding sequence ATGGTCGACTCCGTCACCCTGGAGGTCCTCCGCAACGCCTGCGAGGCGGTGTGTGAGGAGATGAACGCCAACCTGATCCGGACGGGCTACTCGCCGAACATCAAGGAGCGGCGGGACTGCTCCTGTGCGCTGTTCGACGCCGATGGCGACATGATCGCACAGGCGGAGAACATGCCCGTCCACCTGGGCGCAATGCCGTTCTCGGTCGCGGCCGCGATCGACCGGTTCCCGCCGGAGACGCTCGAGCCGGGCGACGCGGTCCTGTTGAACGACCCGTACCACGGCGGCGCACACCTCCCGGACCTGACGCTCGTCACGCCCGTCTTCCACGAGGGAGCGGTCGTCGCCTTCGCTGCCAACCGCGCCCACCACGCCGACGTCGGCGGCTCCCGCGCCGGGAGCGTCGCCGCCGACTCCACGGAGATCTACCAGGAGGGGCTCCGCATCCCGCCCGTCAAGCTGTTCCAGGGGGGCGACCCAAACGAGGCGGTCTTCGACATGGTGCTGTTGAACGTCCGGACGCCCGACGAGCGTCGAGGCGACCTGCGCGCGCAGGAGGCAGCCAACCAGACGGGCTCGCGCCGATTCATCGAGCTGGTCGAGAAGTACGGGCAGGCGACGGTCGCCGAGGCGCTCGACGAGATCAACGACTACTCCGAGCGTCGGATGCGCGCGGAGATCGCCGAACTGCCCGACGGCACCTACTCCTTCGCGGACGTCCTCGACGACGACGGCGTCGGTAACGAGGACCTCCCCGTGGAGGCGGCCGTGACGATCGACGGCGAGGAGGTCGTCGTCGATTTCGAGGGGACCGCACCGCAGACGGCCGGGCCGATCAACGCCGTCATCGCGGTCACCTCCTCGGCGACGTTCTATGCGGTCCGCTGTGTGACTGATCCGGATATTCCGCCGAACCACGGCTGTTACCGCCCGATCGAGGTTCGTGCACCCGAGGGGACGATCGTCAACCCGAGGCCGCCGGCGGCCGTCGTCGGCGGCAACCTCGAGACGTCCCAGCGCGTCACCGACGTCGTGCTGGGCGCGTTCGCCGAGGCGGTGCCCGAACGGGTCACGGGCGCCGGCCAGGGGACGATGAACAACGTCACCTTCGGGGGAACCGATCCCCGCGACGGCTCGCCATACGCGTTCTACGAGACGCAGGGCGGCGGCTTCGGCGGGCGCACCGGCCGCGACGGGATGGACGGCGTCCACGTCCACATGAGCAACACGATGAACACGCCCGTCGAGGTGCTCGAGACGGCGTATCCCCTTCGGATCGACCGGTATGAGTTCCGCGAGGACTCCGGCGGCGCCGGCGAGTTCCGCGGCGGTCTCGGCCTCCGCCGGGACATCACCGTCCGCGGCCACGAGGCGCGGTTCAGCCTCCTCGCGGACCGCCGCCGCCACCATCCGTACGGCGTCGGCGGCGGCGAGCCCGGCGCCCTCGGTGACGCCGTGCTGTACGGCGGGAAGAGCGGAAACGACGATGCGGACGACCAGAACCGCGGAGAGGAGCAGCTCCCCGGGAAGACCATCCGGGAACTCCCACCAGGAGCGACCGTCAGCGTCCGGACGCCGGGCGCCGGCGGCTACGGTCCGGTCGAGGAGCGCGACCCCGAGGCGGTCCGCCGTGACGTCCGCCTCGGGAAGGTGTCCCCGGCGGCCGCCCGCGAGCAGTATGGCGTCGACATCGGGACTGACGAGGAGGGGGACACCGATGGATGA